In the genome of Nocardioides sp. NBC_00368, the window CCGTCCCGGGAGCCGCGGTAGAGGCAGCGCTGTCGTCGGTCAGCGGGCTCGAGGGCAAGATCGTGCTCGACGCCACCAACCTCTACGGCGGTGCTCGTCCTCCGGCCGGGTTCTCCTCCAACGCCGAGTACGTCAGGTCGGTCACCGGCGGGGCCACGGCCAAGGCGTTCAGCACCAACTTCGCGTCGTTGTTCGGCCGGGTCGCCGGTGCACGCGTGCGGCCGAGCAACCTGTGGTCCGGCGACGACGAGGCCGGTAGCGTCGTCAGCCAGCTGAGCCGCGATGCCGGATACGAAGCGGTCCGCCTGGGCGACCTGAGCATGGCCGCCACCCAGGAGGGACTCGCCGGCGCGATCTTCGCGATCTCGCAGTCCGGCCTCGGCGAGTTCGTCTACCGCATGGCGCCGCCGGAAGAGCTCTGACCGACAGCTCCGGGACCGCCGCTGTTCGACGTGCGCAGGTCGTCCGTTGCTAGGTCCGGGCGACCGACGGCAGGCTGAGCAGGACGAAGGCGCCGGTGGCGGTGAGGGTTCGCAGGGTGTGGAAGATCAGCCAGGGCCGCTCGAACGAGGACACGGTGCCGCCGTTCGCCAGGGCGTCGTTCAGCGGCAGGTTCGCCGCGAAGGTGATGACGACGGCGGCGACGGCCAGGCAGGCGGCGCTGACGGAAAGTGGGGTCCGGTGCCAGCCGAGGAGGATCAGCGCCAGGAGCGGGGCGCCGAGGAAGAAGGCCAGGAACACCGGATTGACGATGACCACGTTGAGCCGGTTCATGACCCGTGCGTAGACCTCGTCGGGCTGGCCGTGCAGCGCGGGCATGAACGCGACCAGGAAGGCGATGTAGATCCCGGCGGTGACACCGTTGAGCAGCCGCGCGCTGGTGAGTACGACCTCGCTCATCACTGCTCACCTCTGCCGAGACCATCGATGCTGCGGGCCGCACGGCCCAGGACCGCCTCGACGTCGCCGGTCACGTAGGCGTTGCGCCCGTCGAGAACCTCCTCGAAGAGGTACGCCAGCCCAGCCGCGTCCGCGGCCGGAAGCCCGGCCGCGGTCAGCGTCGCGATGTAGTCCTCGGTCGGCACGGGGCGATAGGCGACGGTCGGCCCGCCGACGGCGCGCGCAGCCTCCTCGAAGGTGAGCAGCTCCGGCCCGGTGAGCTCCAGGACCCGGCCGGCATATCCGGGGTCGAGGAGGGTCGCGACGGCGACCGCGGCGATGTCGTCGACGTCGATGAACGGCTCGGCGACGGTGTGCTCGACCATGGTGAGCGACCCGGCGGCCAGCTCGTCCACGAACGCACCCTCGGTGAAGTTCTGCAGGAAGAAGGCCGAGCGCAGGACCGTCCACTCGGCGCCCGAGGCGATCAGGGCCTTCTCTGCTCGTTCGGCACCCTCCTCTCCGCGACCGGAGAGCAGCACGAGCCGCCGGCAGCCCGCGGCGACCGCTTCGGCGGCGAACGCGCCGATGATCTCGTCCGCGCCCGGCAGTCCGAGGTCGGGCTGGAAGGCCAGGTAGGCCGACTCGCAGCCGGCGACGGCCTCGGTCCAGGTGGTCCGGTCGTGCCAGTCGAACCGCGGGGTGGAGTGCCGGGTGACGCCGCGTACGTCGTGGTCGAGGGCTTGAAGGCGGCGGAGGACGCGCTGGCCGGTCTTGCCGGTCGCGCCGGTGATGAGAGTTGTCATGCCTCTAATCTGCTCGGGAGTGAGCGACGATGGAATACGTATGACTCCAGGCAGAATGCGTTATCGTCTCACCATGTCGTCACTGGATCTCCTGCTGGACGGCCCACGAGCCCAGCGCGCCTTCCTGTTGAAGGCCGTGTTCGCCGGGGAGTGGTCGATCACGGCCGAGGACGAGGCGCCGCTCACGGTCATCGCGATCGCGCGCGGCGAGGCGGTCTTCACCGGTGGCGAGGGGCCGCAGGAGGTGGGCGCCGGTGACGTGATCGTGTGCCGCGGGCCGGCGAGCTACGTCATCGCCGACTCGGCCGACCGCCCCGCCGACATCCGGATCCTTCCCGGCCAGGTCTGCATCGACCCGAGCGGGGCCCTGCTGGACGAGGAGCTGGCGCTGGGCGTACGCACCTGGGGGAACAGCCGTTCGCCGGACTCGACCGTGATGCTCATCGGGACCTACGAGCGCGAGACATCGGTCGGCTCGCTGCTGCTCTCCCGGCTGCCGACGAGTGTGGTGCTGCGCGGCTTCGACACCGCTGTCGTGGACCTGCTGTCGACGGAGCTGGCGCGGGACGAGGCCGGCCAGACGGCCCTGCTCGACCGGCTGCTGGACGTACTCGTGGTCAAGGCGGTGCGTGAGGTGCTCTCCGCATCCCCGGCACTTCCCGCCGACGACGCGGTGGCCGCGGTGCTGCGTGCGATGGAAGAGCATCCTGAGCTGCCCTGGACGGTGGCCGGCCTCGGCGAACAGGTCGGCCTCTCCCGCGCCGCCCTGGCCCGGCGCTTCACCGAGCAGGTCGGTGAGCCACCGCTGGCCTACCTGACCCGGTGGCGGCTCGCTCTGGCCGCCGACCTGCTGCTCGGCACCGACCTGACCCTGTCGGCGATCGCCGCCCGCGTCGGCTACACCAGTCCGTTCGCGCTCAGCGCTGCCTTCAAGCGCCTGCACGGCACCTCGCCGACCTCGTTCCGGACCCGCCACGCGGCCTGACATCTCGCGCGACGGTCCTGGTCCGGCTACTCCTCGCGGAGGATCTTCGGCGGTCCCGCAGGGGTGGCCTCGCCGCGCTCCACGGCGGCGGAATGACTGGCGAGGGCGCGTTCGAGAAGCTCCATGAGCGGAGTCTCGTCGCGGGCGATCTGCAGGTACTTCGGGCCGAGGGCGACGATGATGTCGCGCTCGGCGAGCAGAGCGTTGTGGATGCGCTCGCGCTCGGCTGGGTCGGCGGTGTACTCCGAGTCGAGGTAGGCGGCGGCGTGGCGGCGGGCGTTGGCGATGGCGTTCTTCGCGCGGCCACGCTTGCTGAAGAGGGAGGCCACGACGGTGACGACGAGTACGCCGAGGATGACGCTCAGGGAGAGGCCGGTACTGATCTCGGCCACGTGCACGGGATCGCCGTCGTTGATGAACGGGATGTTGTTCTCGTGGAGCGCGTGCAGGATCAGCTTCACGCCGATGAAGGCGAGGATCGCGGCCAAGCCGTAGGACAGGAAGATGAGCCGGTCGAGGAGGCCGTCGAGCAGGAAGTAGAGCTGGCGCAGGCCCAGGAGAGAGAACGCGGTCGCGGTGAAGACCAGATAGACGTTCTGGGTGAGGCCGAAGATCGCCGGGATCGAGTCGAGGGCGAACAGGATGTCGGTGCCTCCGATGGCCACCATCACGAGCAGCATCGGCGTCAGGATGCGCTTGCCGTTCTCCACCGTGAAGAGCTTGTCGCCGTCGTAGTGCTCACTGACGTGGAACAGCCGCCGGGCCAGCCGGACGACGACGTTCTCCCCGTGGGAATCGTCGTCGGGCTTCAGCATGTTGCCGGCCGTCATCAGCAGGATCAGCCCGAACAGGTAGAACACCCACGCGAAGGTGTTGATCAGCGCGGCGCCCACGAAGATGAACCCGGTGCGCGCGATCAGCGAGAACGTGATCCCGAAGAGCAGCACCTTCTGCTGGTCCTCGCGGGGGACCCGGAAGCTGGTCATGATGATCAGGAAGACGAACAGGTTGTCGACCGAGAGCGCCTTCTCGGTGATGTAGCCGGCGAAGTACTCTCCGCCCATCGCGCCGCCGCCGAAGACCAGCACACCGATGCCGAACAGCAGCGCGATCGCGACGTAGACCGACGACCACCCGGCCGCCTCCTTGAGCGTCGGAGTGTGGGCCTTGCGTACGTGGAAGATGTAGTCGAATCCGAGCAGACCGACGATCGCGACGACGGTGACCAGCCACACCCATGTCGGTGCGCCCATAGTGACAACCCCCTGAGAGACGACCCGAGAGTGGGATCGGCCTCAGCCTAGGCGGAGGTTTTCGGGATGGACAGCCCATCGATGATCTGGGGAACCGCGTCCTCGAGGAGCCGGTCGGCCCGAGGATCGTCGGGGTGAATCGTACGCATCGTGAGGCTGTGCAGGAACACGCCCATCAGCGTCTGGGCGAGCAGGTCCGTCGGCATCGTGGAGGTGCGGTCGAGGCGGTCCAGGGCGAGCCCGACGACCTCGACGAGCTGCTCGCTGAGCGTCGTGAACGTCGCCGAGATGATGTCCCTCGCGTCGGGGTCGCGCAGGCTCTGCAGCACGACCTCGCTCTGCAGGACGAACCAGCGGT includes:
- a CDS encoding NAD(P)H-binding protein; the encoded protein is MTTLITGATGKTGQRVLRRLQALDHDVRGVTRHSTPRFDWHDRTTWTEAVAGCESAYLAFQPDLGLPGADEIIGAFAAEAVAAGCRRLVLLSGRGEEGAERAEKALIASGAEWTVLRSAFFLQNFTEGAFVDELAAGSLTMVEHTVAEPFIDVDDIAAVAVATLLDPGYAGRVLELTGPELLTFEEAARAVGGPTVAYRPVPTEDYIATLTAAGLPAADAAGLAYLFEEVLDGRNAYVTGDVEAVLGRAARSIDGLGRGEQ
- a CDS encoding AraC family transcriptional regulator, coding for MSSLDLLLDGPRAQRAFLLKAVFAGEWSITAEDEAPLTVIAIARGEAVFTGGEGPQEVGAGDVIVCRGPASYVIADSADRPADIRILPGQVCIDPSGALLDEELALGVRTWGNSRSPDSTVMLIGTYERETSVGSLLLSRLPTSVVLRGFDTAVVDLLSTELARDEAGQTALLDRLLDVLVVKAVREVLSASPALPADDAVAAVLRAMEEHPELPWTVAGLGEQVGLSRAALARRFTEQVGEPPLAYLTRWRLALAADLLLGTDLTLSAIAARVGYTSPFALSAAFKRLHGTSPTSFRTRHAA
- a CDS encoding TerC family protein, with the protein product MGAPTWVWLVTVVAIVGLLGFDYIFHVRKAHTPTLKEAAGWSSVYVAIALLFGIGVLVFGGGAMGGEYFAGYITEKALSVDNLFVFLIIMTSFRVPREDQQKVLLFGITFSLIARTGFIFVGAALINTFAWVFYLFGLILLMTAGNMLKPDDDSHGENVVVRLARRLFHVSEHYDGDKLFTVENGKRILTPMLLVMVAIGGTDILFALDSIPAIFGLTQNVYLVFTATAFSLLGLRQLYFLLDGLLDRLIFLSYGLAAILAFIGVKLILHALHENNIPFINDGDPVHVAEISTGLSLSVILGVLVVTVVASLFSKRGRAKNAIANARRHAAAYLDSEYTADPAERERIHNALLAERDIIVALGPKYLQIARDETPLMELLERALASHSAAVERGEATPAGPPKILREE
- a CDS encoding anthrone oxygenase family protein produces the protein MSEVVLTSARLLNGVTAGIYIAFLVAFMPALHGQPDEVYARVMNRLNVVIVNPVFLAFFLGAPLLALILLGWHRTPLSVSAACLAVAAVVITFAANLPLNDALANGGTVSSFERPWLIFHTLRTLTATGAFVLLSLPSVART
- a CDS encoding TetR/AcrR family transcriptional regulator, translated to MTEVKAPRRRTNTRARLLAAAVDVFVERGARRVTVDDLVSAAGYTRGAFYSNFNTVDEVLLEAFKEESQRLIEAVRTAVGEQTDAESSGSLIGAAFDAVGPMQDRWFVLQSEVVLQSLRDPDARDIISATFTTLSEQLVEVVGLALDRLDRTSTMPTDLLAQTLMGVFLHSLTMRTIHPDDPRADRLLEDAVPQIIDGLSIPKTSA
- a CDS encoding NADPH-dependent F420 reductase, which produces MVGMKITVVGRGNIGGGLADLWERAGHDVSRLGRAGGDASDSEAVLLAVPGAAVEAALSSVSGLEGKIVLDATNLYGGARPPAGFSSNAEYVRSVTGGATAKAFSTNFASLFGRVAGARVRPSNLWSGDDEAGSVVSQLSRDAGYEAVRLGDLSMAATQEGLAGAIFAISQSGLGEFVYRMAPPEEL